The Spirochaetota bacterium genome has a segment encoding these proteins:
- a CDS encoding flagellin translates to AAKGLMNAYENVQASESRIRDTDMAEQMSSYVRYQILTRAATSMLAQANAKSQTVLELLK, encoded by the coding sequence ACGCGGCCAAGGGCCTGATGAACGCCTACGAGAACGTGCAGGCGTCGGAGTCCCGCATCCGCGACACCGACATGGCGGAGCAGATGTCGTCCTACGTGCGCTACCAGATCCTGACACGGGCGGCCACGTCGATGCTCGCCCAGGCGAACGCGAAGTCGCAGACGGTCCTCGAGCTGTTGAAGTAA